In the Capsicum annuum cultivar UCD-10X-F1 unplaced genomic scaffold, UCD10Xv1.1 ctg81754, whole genome shotgun sequence genome, ATATATGCACCACCTTTTTAACGAGGGATATATTtgctttaaatttcaaaattgagaGTTATATTTGGTCCCccatcccccacccccacccctttATTAGGCGATAAAGATATATATGGACCACTTTTTTaacgaaaaaaatatatctgCTTTAAATTGCAAAATTGAGGGGTATATTTATCAATACAACTTTCATACCTTCTCAGGATCAGCTACAAATATTTGAGATAAAAGATGCTTACACTCCTTTGAAACTCGAACATAATAAGGGATTGAATACTGAACGGTTAATATCCTCTGcaataaaccaaaattaaaaatcagGTCGATCCGATTAATTACACGTATGATCACTGAACTTCTAATTAAGTGACTTTACTGTTATAGCGAGAAACGTTCGATGACCATACGTGAAATTTACgctttttttttaacaaaaaatttgaaGCATAACTTACTGTCAAAGTTTTCCTGAAATTTCTTGGATCTTCAGGATCTTCAAAGGGATAAGCACCAACTAACATCACATATAATGTAACCCCACAAGACCAAACATCTGCTAGCTTTACATCCAAAATTATGACATGTAAATCATGAAGTTCATAGCAACAAATCAATGGattaatttaagttatatatactGACAATATACGATCAAACTATATTACGGTAATAGTTAAAAGATCGTTATAATTGTACCTTCCCATCGTACTCTTTTCTTGATAAGACTTCTGGCGCGATATAGGCTGGAGTTCCAACAGTAGATTTGGGTTGAGAATGCAAGACTGATGACTAAACAATGATCATTATGCAAACAATCAGAagttattttgatgaaaaataaaaatacagagTTCAAGATTATTGCCTTGGAGTAACCAAAATCGCATATTTTAAGGCGCGGTGTTGAGCTACCATCTAAGAGTGTGTTTTCGAGTTTGAGATCTCTGTGACAAATTTGCTGCATTCACGAAAATGTTTGTACGTTAGTGACTGTTTTCATGACTCGAATCTGTGACCTATAAGTTACACGGAGCCAACTTTACGGCTGCTCCAACCATCATGTAAGAGTTAATTTGTATGTATTAAAGAACAAACCAATTCAAATGAACTAGTAACATAGTTATATAGGTCTCAAGTTTACCATTGAGTGACAATAACTGAC is a window encoding:
- the LOC124895390 gene encoding serine/threonine-protein kinase SAPK1; the encoded protein is MNHRSLRHPNIIKFKEVFLTPTHLAIVMEYAAGGELFERIRNAGRFSEDEARFFFQQLISGVSYCHSMQICHRDLKLENTLLDGSSTPRLKICDFGYSKSSVLHSQPKSTVGTPAYIAPEVLSRKEYDGKLADVWSCGVTLYVMLVGAYPFEDPEDPRNFRKTLTRILTVQYSIPYYVRVSKECKHLLSQIFVADPEKV